One Psychrilyobacter piezotolerans DNA window includes the following coding sequences:
- a CDS encoding YitT family protein, translating to MKNIVKELGILILAAFLLAAGVYYFLAPNEIAAGGTTGIAIIIMNYFPNVNIGFLMMAMDIVLYIVGFFIIGPVFGIKTVFCSFTTSFFISMMQIYFPISAPMSHDILIQLIFGILMCGAGMALAFSHEASTGGLDIAVKIINKYFKIKIGHAVFLVDMFIILAAIKTFGVEKGMYAMLGVSMLCMSINLIMEKFNLYQQVIISSEKIKEIRSYIINIFGGKISIYYAKDGSSDCDNAIIMTVLKKREFFELKKYVDSIDENSFITAHDINEIHGNAYITK from the coding sequence ATGAAAAATATTGTAAAGGAATTAGGAATTTTAATTTTAGCTGCATTTTTACTTGCAGCAGGGGTATATTATTTCTTAGCTCCAAATGAAATAGCAGCAGGAGGGACTACAGGAATAGCCATAATAATAATGAATTATTTTCCAAATGTAAACATAGGTTTTTTAATGATGGCTATGGATATAGTACTATATATAGTAGGGTTTTTTATAATAGGTCCTGTATTTGGAATTAAAACTGTATTTTGTAGTTTTACAACTTCGTTTTTTATATCCATGATGCAGATATATTTTCCAATATCAGCACCTATGAGTCATGATATATTGATTCAGCTTATATTTGGAATATTGATGTGTGGGGCCGGTATGGCATTAGCCTTTTCCCATGAGGCATCTACAGGGGGTCTGGATATAGCAGTAAAGATAATAAATAAGTATTTTAAAATAAAAATTGGCCATGCTGTTTTTTTAGTAGATATGTTTATAATCTTAGCTGCCATAAAAACTTTTGGGGTTGAAAAAGGGATGTATGCAATGCTTGGAGTATCTATGCTTTGTATGAGTATAAACCTAATTATGGAAAAATTTAACCTTTATCAGCAGGTGATAATAAGCAGTGAGAAAATTAAGGAAATTAGAAGTTATATAATAAATATATTTGGAGGTAAAATTTCGATATATTATGCAAAAGATGGATCTTCTGACTGCGATAATGCCATAATAATGACTGTTCTAAAAAAAAGAGAATTTTTTGAACTAAAAAAATATGTAGATTCTATAGATGAAAATTCATTTATAACTGCTCATGATATAAATGAAATCCATGGAAATGCTTATATAACAAAGTAA
- a CDS encoding DUF169 domain-containing protein, whose product MEKKQYIDAVKKMNCVLDLKRKVVGVRFLFTEKEFEETQAEKTKGRMPYCKMINRAMGGDKIKVDFDNFGCFAAARVLGIVDLDDWYTSGHYYGKCGLYQDMPTAKEITDSISKCNHKCYGIEIMPLEEFNMEPHVVIIATNTFNTMRLIQGHAYKYGTHTGYKFIGGQAMCAECTAHPYATNDINISLLCVGTRRSGFNEDEIGIGIPLRKFLEMVDGLCKTVTPTEPNIRKKVIEEKLNAHGVSDVEIIYNKNYGDNMHKHDFAYFKKRDEQ is encoded by the coding sequence GTGGAAAAAAAACAATATATAGATGCAGTAAAAAAAATGAATTGTGTTTTAGATTTAAAAAGAAAGGTAGTGGGAGTCAGGTTTTTGTTTACAGAGAAGGAGTTTGAGGAAACTCAGGCAGAAAAAACAAAAGGGAGGATGCCTTACTGCAAAATGATTAACCGTGCAATGGGTGGTGACAAGATCAAGGTGGATTTTGATAATTTTGGATGTTTTGCTGCAGCCAGAGTTCTTGGGATTGTAGACCTGGATGACTGGTATACTTCGGGACATTACTATGGAAAATGCGGGCTGTACCAGGATATGCCCACAGCAAAGGAAATTACAGATAGTATTTCAAAATGTAATCATAAGTGCTATGGTATAGAAATCATGCCCCTGGAGGAGTTTAATATGGAACCACATGTAGTAATTATTGCTACAAATACATTTAATACAATGAGACTTATTCAGGGGCATGCCTATAAATATGGAACCCATACAGGATATAAGTTTATAGGTGGTCAGGCCATGTGTGCCGAATGTACAGCACATCCATATGCTACAAACGATATTAATATTTCCCTCCTCTGTGTAGGAACCCGTAGAAGCGGTTTTAATGAAGATGAGATAGGAATTGGAATACCTCTGAGAAAATTCTTGGAAATGGTGGATGGGCTATGTAAGACAGTTACACCAACGGAACCTAATATAAGAAAAAAAGTGATAGAAGAAAAACTGAATGCTCACGGAGTCTCCGATGTTGAAATAATATATAATAAAAATTATGGAGATAATATGCACAAGCATGATTTTGCATATTTCAAAAAAAGAGATGAACAATAA
- a CDS encoding iron-containing alcohol dehydrogenase: MDLKWFRVPKDIVFGEGTLKYLSAIEGKKAVLVTGGNSMKRFGFLNQAREELEKAGMEVMIIDGVEPNPSVNTVVDGGRKMAEFNPDWIIAIGGGSALDAAKIMWVYYENPETKFEDLVAGKFPTLRKKAKFIAIPSTSGTASEITAFSVITDTVNKIKYPLVSYEITPDIAILDPVIPSKTPAHITANTGMDVMTHAIESYTSTAATCYTKPLSMESIKMVFESLTSAYSDGDDIKAREDMHNASTLSGMAFTSASLGIVHSMAHKIGGELGITHGLANAVLLPYVIEYNRKSTDGFDEIEKTLGVDDIVTTVKELNQRVGIPLSLKEIDEVEVSEENFKNVLERMSINAFNDPCTLTNPRNTSAEDIKEIFLAAYYGTTAKNI; encoded by the coding sequence ATGGATTTAAAATGGTTTAGAGTTCCAAAAGACATTGTATTTGGAGAGGGAACACTAAAATATTTATCGGCTATTGAGGGGAAAAAAGCTGTACTGGTAACTGGTGGTAATTCTATGAAAAGATTTGGTTTCTTAAACCAAGCCAGAGAAGAACTTGAAAAAGCAGGAATGGAAGTAATGATAATAGATGGTGTAGAGCCAAATCCATCTGTAAATACTGTTGTTGACGGTGGAAGGAAGATGGCTGAATTTAATCCTGACTGGATCATAGCAATCGGCGGAGGATCTGCATTAGATGCTGCTAAGATCATGTGGGTATACTATGAAAATCCGGAAACTAAATTTGAAGATCTAGTGGCCGGAAAATTCCCAACATTAAGAAAAAAAGCTAAATTTATAGCTATTCCTTCTACAAGCGGAACAGCTTCAGAGATAACTGCATTTTCTGTAATAACAGATACTGTAAATAAAATTAAATATCCATTGGTATCCTATGAGATCACACCGGATATTGCAATTTTAGACCCGGTTATTCCTTCTAAAACTCCGGCTCATATCACTGCTAATACAGGAATGGATGTAATGACCCATGCTATTGAATCATATACTTCTACTGCTGCTACCTGTTACACAAAACCACTATCGATGGAATCAATTAAGATGGTTTTCGAAAGCCTTACATCTGCCTATAGCGATGGAGATGATATAAAGGCAAGAGAGGATATGCATAATGCATCTACGCTTTCAGGAATGGCTTTTACAAGTGCTTCTTTAGGAATAGTGCATAGTATGGCACATAAGATTGGAGGAGAATTAGGAATAACTCACGGCCTTGCAAATGCAGTATTATTGCCATATGTTATAGAATATAACAGAAAATCTACAGATGGTTTTGATGAGATAGAAAAAACCCTTGGAGTAGATGACATTGTGACTACTGTCAAAGAATTGAATCAAAGAGTAGGAATCCCTCTATCTTTAAAAGAGATAGATGAGGTTGAGGTTTCAGAAGAAAATTTTAAAAATGTTCTGGAAAGAATGAGTATAAATGCATTCAATGATCCTTGTACTCTGACAAACCCAAGAAATACATCTGCAGAAGATATTAAAGAAATTTTTCTGGCAGCATATTATGGAACAACAGCTAAAAATATATAG
- a CDS encoding zinc ribbon-containing protein: MIQDLKSLKFFLEEGRDPMYAKDEKPGEGTYICTMCYSEIILKSNSDRLPRCPDCNATFYNEVI, from the coding sequence ATAATTCAAGACTTAAAGTCTTTAAAATTTTTTTTAGAGGAGGGGCGGGATCCTATGTACGCAAAAGATGAAAAGCCAGGTGAAGGAACTTATATTTGTACTATGTGCTATTCAGAAATAATACTGAAGAGTAATAGTGACCGACTACCAAGATGTCCAGATTGTAATGCTACTTTCTATAATGAAGTAATTTAA